The Lewinellaceae bacterium genome has a segment encoding these proteins:
- the rsmG gene encoding 16S rRNA (guanine(527)-N(7))-methyltransferase RsmG, translating to MDIILKYFPDLTDHQKEQFDQLEDLYREWNQNINVISRKDIDNLYPHHVLHSLAIAKKVNFKPKTEVLDLGTGGGMPGIPLAILFPEARFTLVDGTKKKILVVNEVVKALGLENVTAIHARAEELKQKFDFVVCRAVTTLDKLYFWSLRLVHDEQKHGLPNGLITLKGGDVKKEIKALPKRSYTEVWPIDKIFPEPFFEEKVMVYVQR from the coding sequence ATCGACATCATTTTAAAATACTTCCCGGACCTGACTGACCATCAAAAAGAACAATTCGATCAGCTGGAAGATCTTTACCGGGAATGGAATCAAAACATCAATGTCATTTCAAGGAAGGATATCGATAACCTTTACCCTCACCACGTACTGCATTCCCTGGCTATTGCCAAAAAGGTAAATTTCAAACCCAAAACGGAGGTGCTTGACCTGGGCACAGGTGGTGGGATGCCGGGCATTCCACTGGCTATTCTTTTTCCCGAAGCCAGGTTTACCCTGGTGGACGGAACCAAAAAGAAAATCCTGGTGGTCAATGAGGTGGTAAAAGCGTTGGGGCTTGAAAATGTGACAGCCATTCATGCCCGTGCGGAAGAACTCAAACAAAAGTTCGACTTCGTCGTTTGTCGTGCTGTGACCACCCTTGACAAGCTCTACTTCTGGAGCCTTCGGCTGGTCCACGATGAGCAAAAACACGGACTGCCCAACGGCCTCATCACCCTGAAAGGCGGGGATGTAAAAAAAGAGATCAAAGCCCTACCCAAACGCAGTTACACAGAGGTCTGGCCGATCGACAAAATTTTTCCGGAACCCTTTTTCGAAGAAAAGGTGATGGTGTATGTGCAGCGGTAA
- a CDS encoding Abi family protein → MSNHFGVHHSVFISWMDTLVYIRNICAHHSRLWNIKLTISPTWIKSPRSAWVNRWENEEKNKITNDKELKIYAAMCLLTYLLDHINPYHKFKKDLKGLIKKYPEIDIAHMGFPKNWELEELWQEG, encoded by the coding sequence ATTAGCAATCATTTTGGCGTCCATCATTCTGTATTTATTTCATGGATGGATACATTGGTTTATATTCGGAATATTTGTGCCCATCATAGTCGATTATGGAATATAAAACTTACTATTTCTCCAACTTGGATTAAGTCTCCTAGGAGTGCATGGGTAAACCGTTGGGAGAATGAAGAGAAAAATAAAATAACAAATGACAAAGAATTAAAAATTTATGCAGCGATGTGCCTTCTTACTTATTTATTAGATCATATAAACCCTTATCATAAATTTAAAAAAGACCTAAAGGGATTAATCAAAAAATATCCTGAAATAGATATTGCACATATGGGATTTCCTAAAAATTGGGAATTGGAGGAATTATGGCAAGAAGGGTGA
- a CDS encoding Abi family protein, with protein MEKKLYTKLPKTFEDQVNLLKQRGLTIPNEEKAKKVLANISYNRLSAYWYPILKDPKEEELFKEGANFETAFHFYQFDSELRILTFHAIEQIEIAVRTQIIYHLSHKYKSGFWYEKPEAFSSYPAYILVLNKVSYGIQETKQEFIKKYKKKYIQFLPPAWKSFEIISFRTLYSIYKNLKDTKDKLAIILASIILYLFHGWIHWFIFGIFVPIIVDYGI; from the coding sequence ATGGAAAAGAAACTATACACCAAATTACCAAAAACCTTTGAAGACCAGGTTAACCTATTAAAACAAAGAGGGCTTACTATTCCAAATGAGGAAAAAGCTAAAAAGGTATTAGCGAATATTAGTTACAATAGACTAAGTGCATATTGGTATCCGATTTTAAAAGACCCGAAAGAGGAAGAGCTATTTAAGGAAGGAGCCAATTTTGAAACTGCCTTTCATTTCTATCAGTTTGACAGCGAATTAAGAATCCTCACTTTTCATGCTATTGAACAAATTGAAATAGCTGTCAGAACACAGATCATTTATCATTTATCTCATAAATATAAATCAGGTTTCTGGTATGAAAAGCCAGAGGCCTTTTCAAGTTATCCGGCTTATATTTTAGTTTTGAATAAAGTGTCCTATGGGATTCAAGAAACCAAACAGGAGTTTATCAAAAAGTATAAGAAAAAATATATCCAATTTTTACCTCCCGCCTGGAAGAGTTTCGAAATAATTTCCTTTCGAACTTTATATTCTATCTATAAAAATTTAAAAGATACAAAAGACAAATTAGCAATCATTTTGGCGTCCATCATTCTGTATTTATTTCATGGATGGATACATTGGTTTATATTCGGAATATTTGTGCCCATCATAGTCGATTATGGAATATAA
- a CDS encoding LLM class flavin-dependent oxidoreductase, translating into MEIGIDSFAAAPLHKGEPVAVHNMNALGELIDRIAYADEVGLDVFGLGEHYRKEFLDSASPMILAAAAARTKRIRLTSAVTVLSAADPVRVFQQFSTLDLISRGRAEMVVGRGSFTESFPLFGLNLQEYDALFTEKLELLLAIRDNEIVTWSGKFRPALHNQPVYPRPLQDPLPVWIGVGGTPASFVRAGMLGLPLMVAIIGGQTHRFRPLIDAYRQAGAMAGYAPEQLKVGLHSLGYVANTSEEAIADYYPGYAEMFTKIGKERGFAPVTRAGFDAQNDDLGALVVGSPEEVAAKILRHSEALGGISRFTFQMDAGLPHEKLMKAIELIGTRVSPLVNK; encoded by the coding sequence ATAGAAATAGGTATCGATAGTTTTGCCGCCGCACCTTTGCACAAGGGCGAACCCGTTGCGGTACATAACATGAACGCATTGGGAGAGCTGATCGACAGGATAGCTTATGCAGATGAAGTGGGGCTTGATGTTTTCGGACTGGGGGAACATTACCGAAAAGAATTTTTGGATTCCGCCTCCCCCATGATCCTGGCCGCTGCGGCTGCCCGGACGAAACGCATCCGGCTGACCAGTGCCGTGACCGTGCTCAGTGCAGCCGACCCGGTAAGGGTGTTTCAACAATTCTCCACTTTGGATCTGATTTCCCGGGGCAGGGCCGAAATGGTGGTGGGCCGGGGTTCCTTTACAGAATCTTTCCCGTTGTTTGGGCTGAATCTCCAGGAGTATGATGCGCTGTTTACCGAAAAACTGGAACTCTTACTGGCGATCCGCGACAATGAAATCGTCACCTGGTCGGGGAAATTTCGTCCTGCCCTTCACAACCAGCCTGTTTATCCCCGCCCCTTGCAAGATCCTTTGCCCGTTTGGATAGGCGTCGGTGGTACCCCCGCATCCTTCGTCCGTGCGGGCATGCTGGGACTCCCGCTTATGGTAGCCATCATCGGTGGGCAGACGCACCGTTTCCGTCCCCTCATAGACGCTTACCGGCAAGCCGGAGCGATGGCCGGGTACGCGCCGGAGCAACTAAAAGTCGGATTGCACTCCCTGGGGTATGTGGCCAACACCTCAGAAGAAGCCATCGCTGATTATTACCCGGGGTATGCTGAGATGTTTACCAAAATCGGGAAAGAGCGGGGATTTGCTCCCGTGACCCGCGCCGGGTTCGATGCCCAGAATGATGACCTGGGCGCCCTGGTCGTCGGAAGCCCGGAAGAAGTAGCCGCAAAAATCCTTCGCCATAGTGAAGCCCTGGGCGGGATCTCCAGGTTTACCTTCCAGATGGATGCCGGGTTGCCACATGAAAAGCTGATGAAAGCTATTGAGCTGATTGGAACACGGGTATCGCCTTTGGTGAATAAATAA
- a CDS encoding sterol desaturase family protein, with translation MNVLIFLLTFLGMEFVAWFTHKYVMHGLLWTLHLDHHDKSNAHPIFERNDAFFLIFATPGITCIILGSFFGVPFCLPIGLGITAYGFCYFLVHDVFIHQRLKWLRKSNNIYFRAIRRAHKVHHKHLGKEDGECFGMLIVPWKYFKAELNKG, from the coding sequence ATGAACGTATTGATCTTTTTATTGACTTTTTTGGGCATGGAGTTTGTGGCCTGGTTTACCCATAAATACGTCATGCACGGACTGTTATGGACGCTGCACCTTGACCATCACGATAAAAGCAATGCCCATCCTATTTTTGAACGCAATGATGCTTTCTTCCTGATCTTTGCCACACCGGGCATCACTTGTATCATCCTGGGGTCCTTTTTTGGGGTGCCATTTTGTTTACCGATCGGATTAGGAATCACCGCTTATGGATTTTGTTATTTCCTGGTGCATGACGTTTTTATCCACCAAAGGCTGAAATGGCTCAGAAAGTCGAACAATATTTATTTTCGGGCGATTCGCAGGGCACACAAAGTGCACCACAAACACCTGGGCAAAGAAGACGGAGAGTGTTTTGGCATGCTGATCGTGCCCTGGAAGTACTTCAAAGCCGAATTGAATAAAGGATAA
- a CDS encoding phytoene/squalene synthase family protein, producing the protein MLSIFDQLSYDCSRKVTKSYSTSFSSAVNMLAPSIRPAIHSIYGFVRFADEIVDTFHQWNKSFLLDKFEKDFYLALEMGISLNPILHSFQQTVREYDIDLDLIDAFMKSMKMDLTKKDYHTKAEYEEYIYGSADVVGLMCLKVFVNGDEKKYDELKESAMRLGSAFQKVNFLRDLKSDVELLNRSYFPNADLKNLDPATKQQIIEEIEEDFHKAYEGIIHLPATSKFGVYTAFVYYKRLLMKLKNTPSSEILSTRIRVNNYAKMGLLMKSYFSIKMNLL; encoded by the coding sequence ATGTTGTCGATATTTGATCAATTATCCTACGACTGTAGCCGGAAGGTGACCAAATCCTACAGTACGTCCTTTTCGTCGGCAGTGAATATGCTGGCGCCTTCGATTCGCCCGGCCATACACAGCATTTATGGTTTTGTGCGTTTCGCGGATGAAATTGTGGACACTTTTCACCAATGGAATAAATCCTTTTTGCTGGATAAATTCGAGAAGGATTTTTACCTTGCCCTGGAAATGGGCATCAGTTTAAATCCTATTCTTCATTCCTTCCAGCAGACGGTAAGAGAATACGATATTGACCTGGACCTGATTGATGCTTTTATGAAAAGCATGAAAATGGACCTGACCAAAAAAGACTACCACACCAAAGCAGAATACGAGGAATACATTTACGGATCTGCCGATGTGGTAGGGTTGATGTGCCTGAAAGTTTTTGTAAATGGGGATGAAAAGAAATACGATGAGTTGAAAGAAAGCGCCATGCGTTTGGGGTCGGCGTTTCAAAAAGTAAATTTCCTGAGAGATCTCAAAAGTGACGTAGAACTGCTCAACAGGAGTTATTTCCCTAATGCTGACCTGAAAAACCTGGATCCTGCCACCAAACAGCAGATCATCGAGGAGATTGAGGAAGATTTTCATAAGGCTTATGAAGGCATCATTCATCTTCCGGCCACTTCGAAATTTGGGGTTTACACGGCTTTTGTTTATTACAAGCGTTTGCTGATGAAACTCAAAAATACCCCTTCGTCTGAAATATTGAGCACCCGGATCAGGGTGAATAATTACGCTAAAATGGGGCTGCTGATGAAATCTTATTTTAGCATCAAAATGAATTTGTTGTAA
- the crtI gene encoding phytoene desaturase: MMKKINIIGSGFSSLAGACYLAQAGFEVNVFEKNDQIGGRARLFETNGFKFDMGPSWYWMPDVFERFFNDFGKQTSDYYELVRLSPAYKVFFEDSTFIDIPSSVAEIYDLFEKEEPGSAAHLKSFLKEAEYNYEVAIKDLVYKPGLSPIELVTPQTVTKLNQFVATIRQKVRKRFKSEKLIQILEFPVLFLGAKPQDTPAFYSFMNYADFVLGTWYPQGGMYKIVEAFQTLAESLGVKIHTHSPVEQIITRDGKAIGLMINGKAHHADIILSGADYHHTETLLDQKDRVYSEKYWSKKTFAPSALLFYVGFDQKLSNLTHHNLFFDKSFDAHAVEIYDQPKWPADPLFYASFPSMTDDTVAPAGKENGFFLIPLAPDLTGDDEATREKYFNAIMDRMEFHTGQSIREHILFKHSYCVADFKKDYHSYKGNAYGMANTLRQTAFLRPSIKSKKVENLYFTGQLTVPGPGVPPALISGKIVAEQIIKTMTKNPKYVVDI, translated from the coding sequence ATTATGAAAAAAATAAACATTATAGGATCAGGGTTCTCTTCACTTGCCGGGGCTTGTTACCTGGCACAGGCCGGTTTTGAGGTCAATGTTTTTGAAAAAAACGACCAGATCGGGGGAAGAGCGAGGTTATTCGAAACGAATGGCTTTAAATTTGACATGGGCCCCAGTTGGTACTGGATGCCGGATGTATTCGAGCGTTTTTTTAACGACTTCGGCAAACAAACTTCGGATTATTACGAACTGGTGCGGCTTTCTCCGGCGTACAAGGTATTTTTTGAAGACTCTACTTTCATTGATATCCCAAGCAGTGTAGCCGAAATCTATGACCTCTTCGAAAAGGAAGAGCCTGGAAGCGCTGCTCATTTGAAATCCTTTCTAAAGGAAGCGGAGTACAATTACGAAGTAGCCATCAAGGACCTGGTTTACAAACCTGGATTGTCTCCCATTGAGCTGGTGACCCCACAAACGGTGACCAAACTCAACCAGTTCGTGGCCACCATTCGCCAGAAAGTGAGAAAACGGTTTAAGAGCGAAAAACTCATTCAGATCCTTGAGTTTCCCGTATTGTTTCTGGGCGCAAAACCCCAGGATACGCCTGCTTTTTACAGTTTTATGAACTATGCTGATTTCGTTTTGGGAACCTGGTATCCCCAAGGAGGGATGTATAAGATTGTTGAAGCTTTCCAAACCCTGGCAGAATCCCTGGGTGTAAAAATCCACACCCATTCACCGGTGGAACAGATCATTACCCGGGATGGAAAAGCGATAGGGTTGATGATCAACGGGAAAGCACACCATGCTGACATTATCCTTAGCGGGGCAGACTACCACCATACAGAAACCCTTTTGGATCAGAAGGATCGGGTTTATTCAGAAAAATACTGGAGCAAAAAAACTTTTGCGCCTTCAGCCCTGCTTTTTTATGTGGGTTTTGATCAAAAATTATCTAATCTCACGCATCACAATTTGTTTTTTGATAAATCCTTTGATGCACACGCTGTAGAGATTTACGATCAACCAAAGTGGCCTGCAGATCCATTGTTTTATGCCAGTTTTCCGAGCATGACCGATGATACCGTAGCCCCTGCCGGTAAGGAAAACGGGTTCTTCTTAATACCGCTTGCACCGGATTTGACAGGGGATGATGAAGCCACCCGTGAAAAGTACTTCAATGCCATTATGGATCGTATGGAATTTCATACCGGCCAATCCATTCGGGAGCACATTCTTTTTAAGCACTCGTATTGTGTGGCCGATTTCAAAAAAGATTATCATTCTTATAAAGGCAATGCTTACGGCATGGCCAATACACTCAGACAGACCGCTTTTCTCAGACCGAGTATCAAAAGCAAAAAAGTTGAAAATCTTTACTTCACGGGGCAACTGACCGTGCCTGGCCCTGGAGTACCTCCTGCATTGATCTCTGGAAAGATCGTGGCAGAACAGATTATTAAAACCATGACAAAAAATCCAAAATATGTTGTCGATATTTGA
- a CDS encoding MerR family transcriptional regulator, giving the protein MNNIATIFSIKDLENLSGIKAHTIRIWEKRYNILEPLRTDSNIRFYDTINLQKLLNVTTLYNNGLKISRIAELSEEELQLKVREFASKEAKKENALGPLKLAMLNFDTALFEQTYSRLIKDNSFRSVFLDVFIPFLHNIGLEWQSNNITPAHEHFISNLINQKLLINIERVQQNPVQHKDKVFVLFLPMNEIHEFGLLYLHYELLLKGCHSIYLGQSIPIDNLPTFKERYANVTYVSYFTVKPDPDYVLDYLKEFNTEVAPGNSNEFWLLGRRVQDLEMPKSFENITIFKDIQTLLEKI; this is encoded by the coding sequence TTGAACAATATAGCCACTATTTTTTCTATAAAAGACCTGGAGAACCTTTCGGGCATTAAAGCGCATACCATAAGAATTTGGGAAAAGCGATACAATATCCTTGAACCATTGAGGACGGATTCGAACATACGTTTTTACGATACGATAAATTTACAAAAACTCCTCAACGTCACTACTTTATACAATAACGGGCTTAAAATTTCCCGGATCGCGGAATTGAGTGAGGAAGAGCTCCAGCTCAAGGTGAGGGAATTTGCCTCAAAAGAAGCTAAGAAAGAAAATGCACTGGGCCCTTTGAAACTGGCTATGCTCAATTTTGATACTGCCTTATTTGAACAAACTTACAGTCGGTTAATAAAGGATAATTCATTCAGAAGCGTTTTCCTCGATGTATTCATTCCATTCCTGCACAACATAGGCCTGGAGTGGCAGTCCAACAATATCACTCCTGCGCACGAACATTTTATCTCCAACCTCATTAACCAAAAGTTACTCATCAATATTGAGCGAGTGCAACAAAATCCTGTTCAGCATAAAGACAAGGTTTTTGTTTTGTTTCTGCCCATGAATGAGATCCATGAATTTGGTTTGTTGTATCTTCATTATGAATTGTTGCTTAAAGGATGTCATTCCATCTATTTGGGCCAAAGTATTCCTATTGATAATTTGCCTACCTTCAAAGAAAGATATGCCAACGTGACTTACGTCAGTTATTTTACGGTAAAACCTGATCCTGATTATGTACTGGACTACCTGAAGGAATTTAATACTGAAGTGGCACCGGGGAATTCAAATGAATTTTGGCTTCTCGGTCGCAGAGTTCAGGATCTTGAAATGCCTAAATCCTTCGAAAACATCACCATTTTCAAAGATATTCAGACCCTACTTGAAAAAATTTAG